The following are encoded in a window of Coleofasciculus sp. FACHB-1120 genomic DNA:
- a CDS encoding GTP-binding protein, protein MQPATTPSQSPEMDAPKYGLPVTIITGFLGSGKTTLLNHILTNQQGVKTAVLVNEFGEIGIDNELIVTTGEDMVELSNGCICCTINNDLVEAVYKVLEREEKVDYLVVETTGLADPLPVALTFLGTELRDMTRLDSIITVVDSENFSLDLFNSEAAASQIAYGDIILLNKADLVDEADLDSLEVRIRDMKGGARIMRTTKGQVPLPLLLSVGLFETDKYFQNEEAAKGHDHHHHDHDNDHDHHDHHDDHNDCDHDHGVCTHDHHDHDHHSHHLENDGFTSISFESDKPFAIKKFQNFLDNQLPSTVFRAKGILWFDESPRRHIFHLCGKRFSIDDEDWKGQPKSQLVLIGQDLDKETLQQQIKSCVCVPSTTRGKGFGK, encoded by the coding sequence ATGCAACCAGCCACCACTCCCAGTCAATCTCCAGAGATGGATGCCCCCAAGTACGGCTTACCCGTGACGATCATTACAGGTTTCCTTGGCAGTGGCAAGACCACTCTCCTCAATCACATCTTGACCAATCAGCAAGGCGTCAAAACCGCTGTTCTGGTTAATGAATTCGGTGAAATCGGCATTGATAATGAGTTGATTGTCACCACCGGCGAGGATATGGTGGAGTTGAGTAACGGTTGTATCTGCTGCACCATTAACAACGATCTCGTGGAAGCCGTCTACAAAGTTCTGGAACGTGAAGAAAAGGTCGATTATCTGGTAGTCGAGACAACCGGACTCGCAGATCCCCTGCCAGTGGCACTTACCTTTTTAGGTACCGAACTGCGAGACATGACCCGCCTAGATTCCATCATTACGGTGGTAGATTCGGAAAACTTCAGTCTCGATTTATTTAACAGTGAAGCCGCCGCCAGCCAGATTGCATACGGTGATATCATCCTGCTCAACAAGGCAGACCTGGTGGATGAAGCAGACTTAGACTCCCTAGAAGTCAGAATTCGGGATATGAAAGGCGGTGCCAGGATTATGCGAACCACTAAGGGACAGGTACCGCTGCCGTTACTTCTCAGCGTCGGTTTATTTGAAACTGACAAATATTTCCAAAACGAAGAGGCAGCAAAGGGTCACGACCATCACCACCACGACCATGACAATGACCACGATCATCACGATCATCACGACGATCATAATGATTGCGACCACGATCATGGTGTTTGCACCCACGACCATCACGACCACGATCATCACTCCCACCACTTGGAAAATGACGGGTTTACCTCGATTTCCTTTGAAAGCGACAAGCCTTTTGCTATTAAGAAGTTTCAAAATTTCTTAGATAATCAGCTACCCTCAACCGTCTTTCGTGCCAAAGGAATTCTTTGGTTTGATGAAAGTCCTCGGCGTCATATTTTCCACCTGTGCGGCAAGCGCTTCTCCATCGACGATGAAGATTGGAAAGGGCAACCAAAAAGCCAGTTGGTACTGATTGGTCAGGATTTAGATAAAGAAACCCTGCAACAGCAAATCAAAAGTTGTGTCTGTGTACCTTCTACCACTCGCGGTAAGGGCTTTGGGAAATAG
- the dtd gene encoding D-aminoacyl-tRNA deacylase, whose translation MRVVIQRVKSSQVEVSNRIIGKIGRGLNLLVGIAETDTEAELEWMARKCLELRLFPDEQNGSGRWEKSVLEIGGELLVVSQFTLYGDCRKGRRPSFDKSAAPAIAQNLYEQFIAKLRQSGLRVETGEFGAMMQVAIQNDGPVTLLLEREAG comes from the coding sequence ATGCGTGTTGTCATTCAGCGAGTTAAATCCTCACAAGTTGAAGTTTCAAATCGAATAATCGGCAAAATCGGGCGCGGACTTAATTTACTCGTAGGCATTGCTGAAACGGATACCGAAGCCGAGCTGGAGTGGATGGCTCGTAAATGTCTGGAATTGCGCTTATTTCCAGATGAGCAAAATGGTAGCGGGCGTTGGGAGAAATCCGTTCTAGAAATTGGGGGAGAACTGCTGGTAGTCAGCCAATTCACTCTCTACGGAGATTGTCGCAAAGGACGCCGCCCCTCTTTTGATAAATCTGCTGCGCCTGCGATCGCCCAAAATCTTTACGAACAATTTATCGCTAAGTTGCGCCAGAGCGGTTTGCGCGTGGAAACAGGCGAATTTGGGGCGATGATGCAGGTAGCAATTCAGAATGATGGCCCTGTTACTTTGCTGCTGGAAAGAGAAGCTGGATAA
- a CDS encoding endonuclease/exonuclease/phosphatase family protein, translated as MKIQKALISRFDRLVSGGLLTAGILGAIAIASGSAQATTLRFATFNASLNRNAEGQLITDLSTLDNAQAKTVAEIIQRVNPDVLLINEFDYVEGGTAAQLFQNNYLSISQNGASPGEYQYRYVAPSNTGIPSGFDLDNNGTVGGPNDAYGFGFFPGQYGMALYSKYPILEESIRTFQTFLWKDMPGALLPDNPATPEPNDWYSEAELEVVRLSSKSHWDVPINVNGEIVHALLSHPTPPVFDGLEDRNGRRNFDEIRFWADYITPGEGDYIYDDQRTFGGLNAGSSFVIMGDQNSDPFDGDSLPGAIQQLLNNPLVNTSVTPTSEGGTEQAILQGGANLTHKSNPIFDTADFADGTPGNLRVDYVLPSQDLEIVDAAVFWPKSSDPLFPLVGTFPFPSSDHRLVWADVQIADNIVSVPEPSATLGIFSLAILGIIGNSRRRRQSIT; from the coding sequence ATGAAGATCCAGAAAGCTCTAATTTCCCGGTTCGATCGCCTTGTATCCGGAGGATTGCTGACAGCAGGGATATTAGGAGCGATCGCGATCGCGTCTGGGTCAGCCCAAGCCACCACTCTCCGCTTTGCCACATTCAACGCCTCACTAAACCGCAACGCTGAAGGTCAACTCATTACCGATTTGTCAACCCTGGACAACGCACAAGCAAAGACCGTTGCTGAAATCATCCAACGAGTCAACCCTGACGTGCTGTTAATCAACGAATTCGACTATGTAGAAGGCGGAACAGCAGCCCAACTATTTCAAAATAACTACCTTTCAATTAGCCAGAATGGTGCTTCCCCCGGTGAATATCAATATCGCTACGTTGCACCCTCTAACACTGGCATACCTTCTGGATTTGACCTAGACAACAATGGCACAGTCGGCGGTCCAAACGATGCCTATGGCTTCGGATTCTTCCCCGGACAGTATGGCATGGCGTTGTACTCCAAGTATCCAATTTTAGAAGAAAGCATCCGCACCTTCCAAACCTTCCTGTGGAAAGATATGCCGGGAGCCTTACTTCCCGACAACCCAGCGACACCCGAACCCAATGACTGGTACTCCGAAGCAGAACTTGAGGTAGTTCGTCTCTCCTCCAAGAGTCACTGGGATGTCCCTATTAACGTTAATGGAGAGATTGTTCACGCTCTCCTGAGCCATCCTACGCCGCCAGTCTTTGACGGTCTCGAAGACCGCAACGGTAGGCGGAATTTTGACGAAATTCGCTTTTGGGCAGACTATATCACACCCGGAGAAGGCGATTACATCTACGACGATCAGCGCACCTTTGGAGGACTGAATGCTGGTTCAAGCTTTGTGATCATGGGCGACCAAAATTCCGATCCTTTTGATGGAGATAGCTTACCCGGTGCAATACAGCAATTGCTGAATAATCCGCTTGTCAATACCAGCGTTACTCCCACCAGTGAAGGCGGTACAGAACAGGCAATTTTGCAGGGCGGTGCTAATCTAACCCATAAAAGTAACCCAATATTTGATACAGCTGACTTTGCGGATGGGACACCCGGTAATTTGCGCGTAGATTACGTTTTACCATCGCAGGATTTAGAGATTGTTGATGCAGCTGTATTCTGGCCTAAGAGTAGCGATCCCCTATTTCCTCTAGTGGGAACGTTCCCATTCCCCAGTTCCGATCATCGCCTGGTGTGGGCTGATGTTCAGATTGCTGATAATATCGTCAGCGTACCTGAACCCTCTGCGACTTTGGGAATTTTCAGCCTTGCCATTCTGGGGATAATTGGTAACTCCCGCCGTCGCCGCCAGTCAATTACTTGA
- a CDS encoding DUF2330 domain-containing protein, translating into MKLFRIGKTLVITLLAVICFAPTAWGFCGFYVAKADTKLYNKASQVVIARDRDRTILTMANDYQGDVKDFALVVPVPTVLQKEQVHVGDPKIIERLDAFSAPRLVEYFDEDPCNPVMYERLAAPAAAPASGAARASRDEDNSLGVTVEARFNVGEYDIVILSAKESNGLETWLNRNGYKIPQGAKQLLQPYIRQNMKFFVAKVNLKEFQNSGSQFLRPLQMAYESPKFMLPIRLGMINATTEQDLIVYVLSPKGQAEVTNYRTVKVPSDAEIPVFVKNEFSDFYKSMFQTSYTREDKKVAFLEYAWDMGSCDPCSAEPLNREELRKAGVFWLDSGSHESAPFRRSIAPSNDVFITRLHVRYTRDKFPEDLVFQETSNNQNFQGRYVLRHPFTGDVKCQAGQQYKKSLTRRFEQEAQTLAKLTGWNIQDIRKKMPVAQSNSRPWWQNIFP; encoded by the coding sequence ATGAAGCTATTTCGGATTGGGAAAACTTTAGTGATAACGCTTCTGGCTGTTATTTGCTTTGCTCCGACAGCCTGGGGATTTTGTGGCTTCTATGTGGCAAAAGCGGATACAAAGCTTTACAATAAAGCCTCGCAAGTGGTAATTGCTCGCGATCGCGATCGCACTATTTTAACGATGGCGAATGACTATCAAGGCGATGTCAAAGACTTTGCCTTGGTTGTCCCCGTTCCAACAGTGCTTCAGAAAGAACAGGTTCACGTTGGCGACCCTAAAATTATCGAACGATTAGATGCTTTTAGTGCGCCGCGACTGGTGGAATATTTCGACGAAGATCCTTGTAATCCGGTCATGTACGAGAGACTCGCTGCACCAGCAGCCGCACCAGCGTCAGGCGCTGCAAGAGCTAGCAGGGATGAAGACAATAGCTTGGGTGTCACGGTAGAAGCTCGTTTCAATGTAGGAGAGTATGACATTGTTATTCTCAGCGCAAAGGAATCAAACGGTCTAGAAACGTGGCTAAATCGCAACGGATATAAGATTCCACAGGGTGCAAAACAACTGCTGCAACCCTATATCCGGCAAAACATGAAGTTCTTTGTTGCAAAAGTCAATCTTAAAGAATTTCAAAATTCCGGTTCTCAGTTTCTGCGACCCTTACAGATGGCTTACGAATCGCCTAAATTTATGTTGCCGATTCGTCTAGGGATGATTAACGCTACCACCGAGCAGGATTTAATTGTTTACGTTTTATCCCCTAAAGGACAAGCTGAAGTTACCAATTACCGGACTGTAAAAGTCCCTTCGGATGCTGAAATTCCAGTATTCGTTAAAAACGAATTTAGCGATTTCTACAAATCGATGTTTCAAACTTCTTACACTCGTGAAGATAAAAAGGTTGCCTTTCTGGAATATGCCTGGGATATGGGTAGCTGCGATCCATGTTCTGCCGAACCTTTAAATCGAGAAGAACTGCGGAAAGCTGGTGTCTTTTGGCTAGATTCGGGTAGCCACGAGTCAGCGCCTTTCCGGAGATCCATTGCTCCTTCTAATGATGTGTTTATCACCCGTCTCCATGTTCGGTATACCCGCGATAAGTTTCCGGAAGATTTAGTTTTCCAAGAAACATCAAATAACCAAAATTTTCAAGGTCGTTATGTTCTACGCCATCCCTTTACGGGAGATGTGAAGTGTCAAGCGGGTCAACAGTACAAAAAGTCTTTGACTAGACGATTTGAACAAGAAGCGCAGACTTTAGCGAAGCTGACAGGGTGGAATATTCAGGATATTCGCAAGAAAATGCCTGTTGCACAAAGCAATTCTAGGCCTTGGTGGCAAAATATTTTCCCTTGA
- a CDS encoding RnfABCDGE type electron transport complex subunit D, whose amino-acid sequence MLLKDVRDYQILFLSLFLFLGIWTRDWTLRPDLILVVMITCLVTQSLAVSIKQNLFNLLPVQDNCPNEIDSGLTNVLAKLSLRSALITALGLSLLLRADSYSTMILAGSFAIISKFIFNFRNKHFFNPANFGIIAALILTKDAWVSPGQWGDEWWYALLFAGTGGTILKRVGRWDTTAAFLGSYAFLEAIRNIWLGWTWDVFLHRLMSGSLLLFALFMITDPRSIPNARIGRLVWAVSIGCLTFLLRNQFFVSTAVFWALFALAPLTIFLDFIWTAPRFSWGENPSPTFSNLVINKSEEIESETYLQA is encoded by the coding sequence ATGCTGCTAAAAGATGTCCGAGACTATCAAATTCTGTTTCTATCCTTGTTCCTGTTTTTGGGGATTTGGACAAGAGACTGGACGCTAAGACCGGATCTAATTCTAGTGGTGATGATAACTTGTCTAGTAACTCAGTCGCTAGCAGTATCGATTAAACAAAATCTATTCAATTTGCTTCCGGTACAAGATAATTGTCCAAATGAAATTGATTCTGGTTTAACAAATGTTCTTGCCAAGCTTTCATTACGGAGTGCCTTGATTACGGCTTTAGGTTTGAGTTTGCTACTAAGAGCCGATAGTTACAGCACGATGATATTGGCAGGCTCTTTCGCAATTATCAGTAAATTTATTTTTAATTTTCGGAACAAGCATTTTTTTAATCCTGCTAATTTTGGCATTATTGCAGCACTTATCTTGACAAAAGATGCCTGGGTTTCGCCCGGACAATGGGGAGATGAATGGTGGTATGCGCTGTTATTTGCAGGCACAGGGGGGACGATTTTAAAACGAGTCGGTCGTTGGGATACAACTGCGGCTTTTTTAGGTTCCTACGCTTTTTTGGAAGCTATTCGCAATATTTGGCTTGGTTGGACGTGGGATGTATTTTTACATCGATTGATGAGCGGTTCTTTGTTATTATTCGCTCTATTTATGATTACAGATCCTCGTTCTATTCCTAACGCTAGGATTGGGCGTTTAGTATGGGCAGTTTCTATTGGCTGCTTAACTTTTCTCTTGCGAAATCAATTTTTTGTATCCACTGCGGTTTTTTGGGCTTTATTTGCTTTGGCACCCTTGACCATATTTCTAGATTTTATCTGGACAGCGCCCCGATTTTCATGGGGAGAGAACCCCTCACCGACATTCAGTAATTTAGTCATTAATAAATCTGAGGAAATTGAATCTGAGACGTATCTACAAGCGTAA
- the radC gene encoding DNA repair protein RadC, whose amino-acid sequence MTYCLRIADIPLSERPRERLMAQGAKNLATAELIAILLGTGQGAGKLSAVGLGQYILQELSQHQRDPLDMLRDISVQELTKIPGVGPAKATTILAAVELGKRAFLSRPGVSTMIDSPAAAAAALSHELMWQMQERFAVVLLDVKNRLVGTQVITIGTATETLAPPREIFREVLRQGATRLIIAHNHPSGSIEPSQEDIDLTRQLLMGAQYLSIPLLDHLILGNGDYLSLRQTTTLWEEYPQGD is encoded by the coding sequence ATGACCTATTGCCTCAGAATTGCAGATATACCCCTTAGCGAACGTCCTCGCGAACGATTAATGGCTCAGGGAGCCAAAAATCTTGCAACCGCTGAGCTAATTGCGATTCTGCTAGGCACGGGTCAAGGAGCAGGGAAACTCTCTGCTGTCGGTCTTGGGCAGTACATATTACAAGAATTAAGTCAACACCAACGCGATCCGCTGGATATGTTACGAGATATCAGCGTTCAAGAGTTGACAAAAATCCCAGGTGTAGGGCCAGCAAAAGCAACCACAATTCTAGCAGCCGTTGAGTTAGGAAAACGGGCGTTTCTATCTCGCCCCGGAGTTAGCACCATGATAGACAGTCCTGCTGCTGCTGCTGCTGCACTCAGTCATGAGTTGATGTGGCAGATGCAAGAACGATTTGCTGTTGTGCTGTTGGATGTGAAGAATCGCTTGGTGGGTACTCAAGTGATTACCATTGGCACTGCGACTGAAACGTTGGCTCCTCCCCGCGAGATTTTCCGAGAAGTCCTTCGCCAGGGTGCGACGAGGCTGATTATTGCACACAATCATCCGTCAGGGAGCATTGAACCGAGTCAGGAAGATATCGATTTGACGCGCCAGTTGTTGATGGGAGCGCAATATTTAAGTATTCCGCTGCTAGATCATTTGATTTTAGGCAATGGGGACTATCTGAGTCTGCGGCAAACAACAACCTTATGGGAGGAGTATCCGCAGGGGGATTGA
- a CDS encoding phosphoribulokinase — protein MSHRPIILGIVGDSAAGKTTLTRGIAQILGEENVTIICTDDYHKYDRIQRAEKGISALHPDCNYLDIMEQHLSLLQNGQPILKPIYNHDTGMFDPPEYIKPSKFVIVEGLLGYSTMKTRDYHDVKVYLAPPESLRAEWKIKRDTMKRGYNEEQVREQLRKREPDSEAYIRPQRQWADIVVSFYPPTDTPEENSSHLNVQLVLRPTIPHPSLTQILNPSSPNYKPAIRLELERDMGKPVDVLEIDGQATSEQVKDLERMLCNDIPDLLPFCSLDGTPNLGTLVGTTGETLQSYPLALTQLLVAYHMLKAANIHTVKN, from the coding sequence ATGAGCCATCGTCCGATTATTCTAGGCATTGTTGGTGACAGTGCCGCTGGGAAAACAACACTAACACGAGGAATTGCTCAGATATTAGGTGAAGAAAATGTCACCATTATCTGTACAGACGATTATCACAAGTACGACCGGATTCAGCGTGCAGAGAAGGGAATTTCAGCACTGCATCCCGACTGCAACTACTTGGATATCATGGAGCAACACCTGTCCCTGCTTCAAAATGGACAGCCCATCCTGAAGCCGATTTACAACCACGATACCGGGATGTTCGACCCGCCTGAGTATATCAAGCCGAGCAAGTTTGTGATTGTTGAAGGGCTTCTCGGTTATTCAACCATGAAAACCCGTGACTATCACGATGTAAAAGTTTATCTAGCACCGCCTGAATCTCTACGCGCTGAGTGGAAGATCAAGCGAGATACGATGAAACGGGGCTATAACGAAGAACAAGTTCGCGAACAATTGAGAAAGCGCGAACCAGACTCAGAAGCATACATCCGTCCCCAGCGCCAATGGGCAGATATCGTGGTCAGTTTCTACCCACCTACAGACACGCCAGAGGAGAACAGTTCACACCTGAATGTGCAATTGGTACTCAGACCAACAATTCCACATCCAAGCTTGACCCAAATTTTGAACCCAAGCAGTCCTAATTACAAACCGGCAATTCGCCTGGAACTTGAGCGGGATATGGGTAAGCCGGTTGATGTGCTAGAAATTGATGGTCAAGCCACGAGCGAACAAGTCAAAGACTTAGAGCGGATGCTGTGTAACGACATCCCCGATTTACTGCCTTTCTGTAGCTTGGACGGCACCCCCAATCTGGGTACTCTCGTCGGGACAACAGGGGAAACGCTCCAAAGTTACCCTCTGGCACTGACTCAGCTACTGGTTGCCTATCATATGCTCAAAGCTGCAAATATCCACACAGTAAAGAATTAA
- a CDS encoding Uma2 family endonuclease: MPPLLNKTTDQRIIHQGTWEQFKFIQKGFEGSPGVRLFYYDGTIEILMPGREHEIFASIIGYLVTTFLAEKGIFFQPTRSMTQEKEGVVSAQADESYCIGSVKSLPDLSIEVVFTSGGTSKLERYKALGVPEVWFWEDGLLKHYHLRDGSYEPIERSQLPGLSELDPDLLRRCILMAETDAGEAIRAFRREI, translated from the coding sequence ATGCCCCCACTACTGAACAAAACAACCGACCAACGCATTATCCATCAAGGAACTTGGGAACAGTTCAAGTTCATCCAGAAGGGCTTTGAGGGTTCTCCTGGGGTGCGGCTGTTTTACTATGACGGGACGATCGAGATTCTTATGCCGGGACGCGAACATGAAATTTTTGCCAGTATCATTGGTTACTTGGTGACTACTTTTCTTGCAGAAAAGGGCATTTTCTTTCAGCCAACTCGGTCGATGACTCAGGAAAAAGAAGGAGTTGTCTCGGCTCAAGCGGACGAATCTTACTGCATTGGGAGCGTGAAGTCGCTTCCAGATTTGTCGATTGAAGTTGTCTTTACCAGTGGAGGCACCAGCAAGTTAGAACGCTATAAAGCTTTGGGCGTTCCAGAGGTTTGGTTTTGGGAAGATGGATTGCTGAAGCATTATCATCTTCGAGACGGTAGCTATGAACCCATTGAGCGCAGCCAGCTACCGGGACTCAGCGAACTCGATCCCGATCTGCTCAGACGCTGCATTTTGATGGCAGAAACTGACGCTGGAGAAGCGATTAGAGCATTCCGCCGAGAGATATAG
- a CDS encoding pentapeptide repeat-containing protein encodes MLAELQASLKSLLRQVSFVFLGFVVLLLVTGGNLPFSWLVTYIVIGVLFVAWDEYRRNFHYLEPSEKLVELAEEESNQQSQRLITKDFQLAILRRSIREWNAWRQEAPIEIHLSGANLRGTNLVGADLAGADFRGANLRGANLGEADLQDADFRDTQLSRTNFHGANLTGANFSRANLSEANFSEANLSEANFSRAHLGGANFSEANLNEVNFSRSHLSEVNFSRSHLNESNFIGADLSGADLSGADFSGANFLGADLSGANLHETNLSGANLYRADLCGSNLLKTILSYANLIGTNLSEAEFTSIVVENAIFGDNRGLTKQDKADLRARGAIFRNFPDSDIPASVRR; translated from the coding sequence ATGCTTGCAGAACTTCAAGCTAGCTTGAAATCACTACTCAGGCAGGTGTCCTTCGTTTTTCTAGGGTTCGTAGTTTTGCTGCTAGTAACCGGAGGTAATCTACCATTCTCTTGGTTAGTTACATATATTGTCATTGGAGTTCTTTTTGTTGCCTGGGATGAGTACAGACGTAATTTTCACTATTTAGAACCAAGTGAAAAGCTTGTTGAGCTAGCTGAAGAAGAATCAAATCAGCAGTCACAACGTTTAATAACTAAAGATTTTCAACTGGCAATACTCCGGCGAAGTATCCGTGAATGGAATGCCTGGAGGCAAGAAGCACCGATAGAGATTCACCTCAGCGGAGCTAATCTCCGTGGAACTAACCTCGTTGGGGCTGACCTCGCTGGGGCTGACTTTCGCGGAGCCAACCTTCGTGGGGCTAATCTTGGTGAGGCTGACCTCCAAGATGCTGACTTTCGAGACACCCAGCTTAGCAGAACAAACTTTCACGGAGCCAACCTCACTGGAGCCAACTTTAGTAGAGCTAACTTGAGTGAAGCAAACTTTAGCGAAGCAAACCTTAGCGAAGCAAACTTCAGCAGAGCGCATCTCGGCGGAGCTAATTTTAGCGAAGCAAACCTTAATGAAGTCAACTTCAGCAGATCTCACCTCAGCGAGGTTAACTTCAGCAGATCCCATCTCAATGAGTCTAATTTTATTGGGGCTGACCTGAGTGGGGCTGACCTCAGTGGAGCTGACTTCAGCGGAGCCAACTTTCTTGGGGCTGACCTCAGCGGAGCTAACCTTCATGAGACTAACCTTAGCGGAGCCAACCTTTACAGGGCTGATCTCTGTGGAAGTAATCTGCTGAAGACTATCCTTAGCTACGCTAACCTTATCGGGACTAACCTTAGCGAGGCTGAATTCACCAGCATTGTTGTAGAAAACGCTATCTTTGGGGACAACCGTGGCTTAACAAAACAAGACAAAGCTGATTTACGTGCGCGTGGAGCTATTTTTCGGAACTTCCCTGACTCAGATATTCCGGCTTCCGTGAGAAGGTAA
- a CDS encoding metal-binding protein — translation MPSGRTHDRITLWCLPWVAGMTFGLTRSGDLTLIVSGGFLFSGLMFSPDLDLNSRPYQRWGWLRWIWIPYQKSLRHRSIFSHGLAIGTIVRSLYLACWLFLVGLLILGILQLVWGVGWTWQVVANQAQRSLTQYPAEWIALFVGLELGAMSHSFSDWGGSAYKRFKKSGLKAVMPKRVKTRKRTGKVSRRTLKKPTAKTQRTRR, via the coding sequence ATGCCCTCTGGTCGGACGCACGATCGCATTACTTTATGGTGCCTGCCTTGGGTGGCTGGCATGACGTTCGGGCTGACTCGCAGTGGCGATCTGACGTTAATCGTTTCCGGAGGATTTTTATTCAGCGGGCTGATGTTTAGCCCAGACTTGGATCTAAACTCGCGTCCTTATCAGCGTTGGGGCTGGTTGCGGTGGATTTGGATACCCTACCAGAAGAGTTTACGTCACCGCTCGATTTTTTCCCACGGGTTAGCAATTGGGACAATCGTGCGATCGCTCTATCTCGCCTGCTGGCTCTTTCTCGTGGGATTGTTGATATTGGGGATACTACAGCTAGTCTGGGGTGTCGGGTGGACTTGGCAGGTAGTAGCGAATCAGGCGCAGCGATCGCTTACTCAATACCCGGCTGAATGGATAGCACTATTTGTGGGTTTGGAATTGGGTGCAATGAGTCACTCTTTCAGTGACTGGGGGGGTTCTGCCTACAAACGGTTTAAAAAAAGTGGATTGAAGGCGGTGATGCCTAAGCGGGTGAAGACTCGGAAGCGAACCGGCAAAGTGAGTCGGCGCACCCTCAAGAAACCAACTGCCAAGACGCAGAGAACGCGAAGGTAA